The Triticum aestivum cultivar Chinese Spring chromosome 7B, IWGSC CS RefSeq v2.1, whole genome shotgun sequence genome window below encodes:
- the LOC123160554 gene encoding GDSL esterase/lipase At5g03610-like: MKLPPAVACLLLLVVVFAAARVEARGTPSSKRSKNQWSSMFVFGDDFVDNGNVPNNIGEKTSRQWSYPYGSYLNTHYATSPVLAGRFSNYRMQSDFIARMLGLNEAPPAYELTSDQSSDSSGMTFAFGGAGVFKVKTKKVPTLAAQVQTFKRLVNDGVISTHQLHHSVALIAISGNDYMSNSDFETGFYTSFDDLDTYIGNVATEILDNVAQLQMLGVRKVLVNNLHPIGCTPLHTSSNNYTTCDLLGNYGASVHNKYLKQMLDERDNVHILDLYSAFTDIVNHAPGGGSDQSKDFDGKLTPCCESTDEGGFCGERSHSGKRLYDLCENPDKTFYWDQTHPTHAGWEAVMKALQQPLTEFLDEDYIA; this comes from the exons ATGAAGCTTCCTCCGGCTGTTGCGTgtcttctcctcctcgtcgtcgtctttgcTG CTGCACGTGTGGAGGCCCGAGGCACACCTTCTTCAAAGCGGTCGAAGAACCAATGGTCCAGCATGTTTGTCTTCGGCGACGACTTTGTCGACAACGGCAATGTTCCAAACAACATTGGTGAAAAGACATCACGTCAATGGAGCTACCCATACGGCTCCTATCTCAACACTCATTATGCTACGTCTCCTGTTTTGGCCGGGCGCTTCTCCAACTACAGGATGCAATCAGATTTTATCG CAAGGATGTTGGGCCTCAATGAAGCCCCTCCAGCGTACGAGCTCACATCAGATCAATCTTCTGACtcatctggcatgacctttgcttttGGGGGCGCTGGTGTCTTCAAGGTGAAGACCAAGAAGGTGCCGACCCTTGCCGCACAGGTTCAAACTTTCAAGAGGCTTGTCAACGACGGGGTCATCTCAACACATCAGCTTCACCACTCCGTCGCGCTCATCGCCATCTCCGGCAATGACTACATGAGCAACTCCGACTTTGAGACCGGCTTCTACACAAGCTTCGATGAT CTCGACACTTACATCGGAAACGTGGCGACTGAGATCCTAGATAACGTGGCACAACTGCAGATGCTTGGGGTGAGAAAAGTGCTAGTAAACAATTTGCATCCCATTGGTTGCACGCCTTTGCATACTAGTTCGAACAACTACACCACATGCGACCTTCTTGGCAATTATGGCGCGTCCGTCCACAACAAGTATCTAAAGCAAATGCTTGACGAAAGGGATAACGTTCACATTCTGGACCTCTACTCAGCCTTCACTGACATCGTCAATCACGCCCCTG GTGGAGGATCGGATCAGTCCAAGGATTTCGATGGCAAGCTGACCCCATGCTGCGAGAGTACCGATGAGGGAGGGTTCTGTGGAGAGCGTAGCCATTCAGGGAAGCGCCTGTACGACCTATGCGAAAATCCCGACAAGACATTCTACTGGGACCAGACACACCCAACACATGCTGGGTGGGAGGCTGTAATGAAGGCGCTGCAACAGCCTTTGACGGAGTTTCTCGATGAGGACTACATTGCATAA